CTTAGCATCAAAATCAGCACTAGCGACAGGAtcgtttggttttgtttcgttGGCGGACACATATTTATCCACAACGGGTTCAGCGTCTGCTTCGTATTCGAAATTCCTACTGGAGTCGGTGGTCAGATCACTATCACCTTGTAAAGAGAACGCCATTTCTGGtcagaaaaaaacagatttAACCACGCATTCCGTGGCTTTCAGGTTCCACAAGAACCGTGCAGATCTACGCAGATTTTTCACTGATAAACTTTTGGGGCAAGAAATTTTTGCCGTCTTCTCGATTTTCTTACGGATCCATTAGATGTGTGAAATGGGGAATTCCGAAGGTGAGGTTATGCAACTATAGCTTGCCGCGACGTAGCCCAAATCAAGGACAATATGACTTCTTTGGCATAATGTCACCACTTAATATGCCACTGCCGTCGCCAATGTTGCAGTGCAACATTGCGCAAACTAACACTCgtcaaaaaatgtaaaaaatatttttaatttttgcgcAATCGTTTTACCACCAATTTTTGTCTGAATTCAGATCTTGCTACGTTGTGTTCAGCGGCCTTGTATCCGGCTGACTAACCTGTTCAGTCACTCGCTTCTTGCTGTAGGTTCCCTTCACTACTTCAATTCCTTCAGACTTTACCCCTGAGGCGCTGCAGCGGTTGTTTCTTTATATCCCGCACGATATTCAAGTATCTCTTAGTATGACAAGGCGTTACCACCAGGTACGAGGCCACTATTCGGAGATGTGAATACTCCGCGCCATCGCTGTCCTGCCGCCTACTTaagatttttatttagtttacACTACtatatatgtttttttttttagctcgAAAAATAGGAATTACACGAATTTCGCCTCGGGAACTATAGAGAAAATGGGGTTCTCCCTTCAGAAGAGTTACTATGCAGTTGAAGAACATATGTCGATTTTCTGAACATTTTGTGCGTTGTCCATGTTTTGGGTTATGCGAGCACATCCTAGGCATTCTTGGCCGGAATAAAAAACGGCATACTGGCCAGGAGTTAGTGCTCGTAAAGGTTGCTTTAGTGTCACGATGAGACCAGATTGACGAAATGCGATTTGCGCAGCCGTTAGGGGTTTCGTATGCTGAAATCGAAAATAGCAATCAAAAGTGCCTTTTTCTAGTAAATCTTTGGGAGTGGAACAAATCCAGTGTGGAGTATCGGTAACGAACACGTTTGAATACAAAGCCGGGTGATTCGTACCAGATGCCTAAGAAACGtgagaaaaaacaagaaggaaGCATTGGCGAtttcaatttccattttcataTCAGTCTTCTTACCACAAATATTGTACGCGTTTCTGGTTGTTTGGATGCAACAAAATACGGTTGAAGGCAGCCTCCTATTCTACATCGTTGTCCAACCGTCCACATGTGTATGCCTTGATGTAGTCCCACTTCTTTGCCAGTATCAACATCGACAAACGGCCCAGGATTATCTGGTATGTACTGCAAAAAGAATTATGAGCAATAAATATGAGACCTTCACATGTAGGTATGCCGTACTTCACAAATGAAATCTTGAAAATTTCGTCGACCAATGAAGCAAATACCAGTGCTGTCTGGCCTATTGGCTACATGGTTCAGGTTATTGTCACTGGCTAGCTTGCGAACCTGACTCTTCAGTAAATGACCAATAGGGAAAAAGGTTCTCCTTAGTGAACTTTGTTTGATATGGCTcaagaaaaatgtttgatcTTTGAAACTATCATGGGCAGTGAGTAATTTTGTATCTAAAAAAACGGTGGTGTCAAAGGAAAAATATCAATGCTAGATActaataaaaatgttaaagCTGCATTTACTTTCAAATTCAGAATCACAAGAATCCACTCTTAATGATGATCTTGCATAATGTCCGGTGGCCACAAAATCTGCGCCCAACTTTTCCTTTGCATAGTCAAAGAACAGATCAAATTTGATGTGGTAATTACAAAGGATGTCAGGATTTGGGGTTAGGCCTGTTTGGTAGTCTTGAAGAAGATTCctaaaatgatttaaataattttactaCAGCATAATTATTTTCATACCGAGACATACTCAAACACATGGTTCCAATACTCTTTAACAAAGTTTACTTCAATGAATGGAATACTGAGTGCCTTACAAGTTTTCTCAGCATCTTCAGCATCTTTGTCTGCCTGGCATGCTCCAAGCTCATCTTTTCCATCCCAATTTTTCATAAATGCTCCAATGACATCATAGCCTGACCAAAAGATTTTAACAAATTTGTCCCTTGTCTTTAGTAATTCAATCACGGTACCTTTTCTCTTGAGTAATAACGCAGTCACAGATGAATCCACTCCACCAGAAACGCCACAAACTACTCTCTTTAAACTATTTATCCTACCCATAAATGAAACTTCACTTTTTGGGTTATGTCATACAAACTcgaatatattttaaaatctacaCGTTAGCAAGATTAAGTTAGTTTGAATAACGCGAAAAACAAGCATGGCGCATGGCACACACATATGGAAACTTGCGTCGTCTGCTCGTTAATTATGGTCTGCACAGCAACTGGATCTTCAGCAGTCGGAGGAAAATCTAGAACTCAcacagaaaggaaaaaaatacaaaagagaaaggtGCAAAAACCAACAGATGAAGTAAGGTACCCCACCTTCTTTTTGAAGCGTGTTGACAAAGGTGTGCCACTTGTTACAGGATGACACTGGCTGCCTCTCGACATCACGTCATCCCGTTAGACGTTCTCTGCAATGTTTAATTTCAGATCGTCAACTTTAAAAGCTACCATATGTTTTTCTATAACCACGGATCTTACATTTACAAATTttaacgtaaaaaaataacgaaTCATTGAAAAAGCCTAAAATGCCGATGGTGCATTTGATTTTTGGCGAGAAATTCAGTAATATTCAATTCAATGAGGTGCTGCAGATAGACCCTTCCTCATTCCTGAACAGTGTTCTTTAAAACCATGCCAATTCACTAATCAAATCAAGGATGACTAAAAGAGCTTATCGAGTTAACGACAAGGTCTTCAGTTCAATCCAAACTTTTTACTAGTGCCAACTCTAAACCAATGTGAATAAAAGTAGAAGCCAGCCAATAGCAGTATGTTCGAAAAAGCTTTGGTATAGAATAATCGCTATGACGTCGACAGGCGAAAACGAATCTACCGAAAGCGAAATCGATGACGAATTACCTAAGCCACGCAAGAAGACTTACGCGAGCCCCCTTAAACCTGAACGTGAACCTAAAGAAAAAAGCTGTCGTTCAGCGTGCAATATCGCcatctttattcttttcgTTGGCATCGTCGTAACCCTAATCGTTCTGTCAACTGGCGATCGACCGCTTGCGTCTGCGATCCGCCAATCGATGCAATCGAGCGGAAACCTCATCTCCAACTGGTTCGAGCAGCCCTTAAACGACACGGACGCTCTGGGAAATGTTATCGTTGAAGAACAGCCGCCCGCGTGGGTAGATATTTGGAGTACCACTACTACGCTACGTCCAATCCAGACGCCACCAACTAAGAGGCCGAGTGCTGATGTAGTCACACCGTCTGCCGTCTTCTCGAAAGAAAACTACAGATACGAGTTTTTCAAACACACCTGGACGCTGGAGGTTGCGATTAGCATCTGTGGACGACGTAATGGCCTTCTGATTTACATagacgatgatgatgaaatgGAATCCATCAGTCACTGGATCAGATTCAATGTCACAGACAAACTTCCTTACACGCGCGCCGGCCACTACTGGACAGGGGGATTTAGCCAAAATTCGAATCCATCATTGCTTAATTACAAATGGTCTTGGCGAGGTAGACCGGACAGTTCAAAAACAGGTTACCAAAACTTTTGCCCCAATTACGCTGCAGGTTTCGAAGGAATTTGGGAAACTGCACCCAACCGGAATTTAAACATCGTCATGGATTTCAGGCGTGGCCATATCATGGAACCCACTATGGGCTGTTGGAGACTGCAATTTCCCATGGTCGACCTAGATACACTTGGCGCGGAGCAAATGGAACTCACCGGTCTGCCCTTTATTTGCAAAATGCCAGTCACGAAATAGATCACAGAAAGATTTGATACCTCTTTACTGTTTGTATTATCTTATACCGCCTAAGGACTATGAAtaaaattttgccaaaaaaacCATGTTATGatatcatttttgttgtgtgcGTATATACTGTAATAGATATGAGATTTTTAACCAACCCATAATAATTGTAAacattatatatatatatactgtatatataggAAAAAATGTTCAAATTCCGAAAAGGATAGAAGTCGCAGATTAAAAATGGACTAGTATATGAAACTTGATATGAAGCGTAATTGAACCGCAATTTCAACAGGGTGAAAACAAATGAGTTGTGAAAAATGGAATGAGTTAAGTATCAAATTATTCTTTAAGGCTGCAATGCTGCAGCAGGGATTCGCTAGCGTCCGATGAAATGAATCGATGCTGGTAGTGATGCTGAGCATCGTGCCGCTGATGTTGGTTGATCCAACGACTCCGGTGTCCAAGTCCGGTTGTTTGCAGTTCCGGACGGCTTCCTCCGCCAACGTTTTTCATACAACTAGAATCAAAAACCGGATCGCATCGGCTAAATTCTCGGAACAAAGCGTCCGTGCGTTCATCGATGCTGTAATCCCTAGTCAACGATTGATGGGAATGATGTTGATGAAGCCGCTGTTGATGTTTCCACCCTAGCGATTGCGAAGAAGAATGCGGGGCAGATGTTGAAGCGGAACGAACTTTCATTCCGTAGCGAGTGCAACGCGCGAAAACGATCGGCTTCTGGCGTTCGCACATTTCGTCATGGAGCACTTGACTCTTGCATTGGCAAGCTGCATCCGTCGATTGCGGATCAATTAAATCATCTTCGCTAAGACTTATCCTTGCATTGGTCGCCGTCTTGGTCGATCCGGACACCGGAACAACCGCAGATTCGAGACTGCGGTAACCGCTATCATTGCGGAGGGCTAGCATTCTGTGATGGCTAACTGACGGCTGTATCGACGTCACTTCTAGGCCATTAGTGCTGTCCGTGGCAGAGCTTTCGAAACTAGTCGTTACTTGATCCATGCGGCTGGGTTCAGTGGAAGACGTCTCGATCGTGTCAATCGAATCAAAACTGCTTTGCGGATGTTGTTGGGGTGACTTCTGGAGCGGACTTATCGGACCAGTTTGGCGTGGCAATCGGGAATTCATGGAAACACTGCGGTACGACTGTCTTTTCCACGACCCGCTCGACATCGGCGGATGTAACATGGTCGTTGGAGACTGTAGTTTCGTCTCACAAGTTGCTGATACGTCCTGGTTCGGTGGATTCAGCGCGTACGTATTTCGCGTTCgaatttcttcctcttcacTGGCCAAGCTCTCCGAATTGGAATCAAACGATTCCACATCGCTCGTCACTAAACCGTTAGATACAAAAGCGCATAATTAACGACGATCAGAAGAAGAGCGTTGAATCGGGTGGAAATAAGATAATCGTACCGTTATTGGCTATTGCTTCCGGTTCGGGGGAAGACGGTTCGTAAAAACCATTATGTTCCTCCAGGTTGGCTCTTAATTCCCAAACTTGTCGATATTGAGCCTGTAATGATTAACggtaaaattaaaatcaatcCCCCAAAAACCAAAATTCAA
The DNA window shown above is from Daphnia magna isolate NIES linkage group LG9, ASM2063170v1.1, whole genome shotgun sequence and carries:
- the LOC116930312 gene encoding LOW QUALITY PROTEIN: mitochondrial tRNA-specific 2-thiouridylase 1-like (The sequence of the model RefSeq protein was modified relative to this genomic sequence to represent the inferred CDS: substituted 2 bases at 2 genomic stop codons), with product MGRINSLKRVVCGVSGGVDSSVTALLLKRKGYDVIGAFMKNWDGKDELGACQADKDAEDAEKTCKALSIPFIEVNFVKEYWNHVFENLLQDYQTGLTPNPDILCNYHIKFDLFFDYAKEKLGADFVATGHYARSSLRVDSCDSEFESKCSFNIFISIXHXYFSFDTTVFLDTKLLTAHDSFKDQTFFLSHIKQSSLRRTFFPIGHLLKSQVRKLASDNNLNHVANRPDSTGICFIGRRNFQDFICEYIPDNPGPFVDVDTGKEVGLHQGIHMWTVGQRCRIGGCLQPYFVASKQPETRTIFVASGTNHPALYSNVFVTDTPHWICSTPKDLLEKGTFDCYFRFQHTKPLTAAQIAFRQSGLIVTLKQPLRALTPGQYAVFYSGQECLGCARITQNMDNAQNVQKIDICSSTA